GGTGAATTGTGGTGCGAAAGATAGTTTTGATCCTTCCCGGAATAGATCCATTCCTTACGGAGCAGCGCATTTTGTGGAGCATCTTTTTTTCTGGGATCGGGGGATAAGCCTCTACGAAAAATATGCGGATAGGTACACGTTGATGAATGCGTTCACGACCTTTCTGCATACACACTATTTATGTATATCTAAACCGGATAATGTTTACGAGAACGCGCTGATGTTATATCAACAGGCGACAAGGAATGTGTGGGATTTTACACGGTTTGAAGACGAGACTGCACTCATTCTAAGCGAAATTGAGACTGCATTTATGCAGTCGGGCATAACTAGACTGTACCATCTGTTGGCAGGTATGTATCCCGACGATGCTTATTCGATCTATCCGGCTGGAAGGGATGTGGATATTCGTTCCATGACAGTTCCTCAGTTAAAGGATATGATACACCGCTTCTATCAGCCTAGCAACATGATCATGTTTGTTCTGGGCAATCAGAATCATAGTCGTAAGGGTAAGGCGAGTCCACTCCGATGGATTGAACAAGAGCCGATGAACAAAGGGAAAGAGAGTTCAATAAATGCTCACTTTAAACCGATGGTGGCCAAAAGTTTTTCCTGTAGATTTCTGCCCGAAAACGACAGGCATGAGACATGGATTGGTGTAGTGTTCCCAGGTCCGTCTGCAGAGGCTACCTCCCATGAGTATTTGCGGTATGCAGTTCGACTTGAACTGTTTGTTGTACTTTTGCGTCAGAAGAGTGAGGAGCAGTTTGAATGCAGTTGGTGTTCTGAAGCGGGCATTCATCATCTCATCCTCATAAGTCGCAATGTGGAGCCATATGGGCAGCTCAGGCAGCTTTTACTCCAAATCAGCAAGGTTATGGATGATGAACAGGTGGGGCAGATCAAAGAAAATCTGCTAATCAAAATGATCTATGATTGGGACTATCCTTCCAGATGGTTGGAGCATGTCAAACGAATATGTAATGCTAATAGCACGTTCACAGATCTCTACCGAGCTGTCCAGATGGTAGATGCTCAGGAGTTGTCCGCTTTTGCAGTATATATGGAAAGGGAGCTTGATCAGATCACAATCGAGGCGGTTGTCTCATGAAAAGGATAAGTGGAACGATCCGGTTGGTATTGGGCACAACCATTGGATTAGGTATCTTGTATGGGACGGGGGTAAGCACAGCCCTTTTAAATGTTGCTGCTTCCAGCTTGAACAGGATCAACAATCCTTGGATATCCGTTCTTCTGCTGGCTGTGTGTTCATTTGTTATATTGTATCCCAGCTTGGCTTATATGAAACGTACCTTTGGGGCGATGAATCGCATGAACGCCGAATGGTTATCTATTCAAAAAAAACATATGGAATGCTGTCAGGTTTCCGAAGCAGAGCACTGTGAAGCATACAATGCTGAGGTTACAGAACTAAGGCAGCGATACCAGACGTTAAGTTCATCTCGAATTCTAAAGGTGCTGCTGGTTCAGGTTATTCTCTTTGGTGCATTTCTTGGCATTGCGAGCCGAATTCGACAGTCGGAAACAGGGGAAAGAACGTGGGACGCCTTACCTTGGTCCATATCATGGCTTCTTACTCTTATTGTCCTTGTCTCTATGATCTGGATCATGCGCGGGTGGCTGATAAAGCTATGGCATCGGGGAAAATGGGTTGCTATAGCGATATCTCTCGTATTGATAACGATTTGCCTGAAGCTTTCTTTTGCTGAGCAGTTGTATCTATTGTTATGGTTTGCTTTGCAGATGTTATATGATTATTATGCTGCATTTCGTGGCAGACATATGGCTTAGTTCTAACTAGGGAATACCTCCGTCAATTCGATGGAATGCATAGATGTGTGACTGACCCCGCCGGGCGCCGGTGGGGTATTTTTTTGTTTTATTTTCAAATAAACAAAAGTGATCAAAAATAAATAAAAGAATATTCTGTGTTTGTTATTGACTAACAAAGATAAACAAAGGTATAATGAATGTGAAAAAAGGAACTTACCTTGTACGTGGCAAGCATATGATTTTTAATATAAGGAGAGATTGATCATGAACGTGACCCTTACGAATGACACAACACAGGCTGCAGGTTTCGATATTCCATTTGTTCGAGAGATGGCCGAGATTACACAGCATATGTGGAAAAATGGCTGGGATGAGCGCAATGGCGGTAATGTCAGCTATCTGCTGGAGGAAGAGGAAGTTGCCCAATATATCGATATCCATCATGTGATTCGCAAGATTAAACCGGCATTTTCGGTGCAGGAGCTGGCAGGCAAGTATGTTATCGTGACCGCATCGGGCAAATATTTCAAAAATGTACTCGCTGATCCCGAGAGCAATTTGGGATTGCTGCGTGTATCGCAAGATGGACAGGAGCTGGAAGTACTCTGGGGATTGAAGTCGGGGGCGAATCCAACGAGTGAATTACCTACGCATTTCATGAGCCACATTGAACGTTTGAAATTGGACCCGAACCACCGGGTTGTTATGCACAACCACGCCACTCATGTATTGGCCATGACGTTTATCCACGAATTGGATGAGGCGAAATTCACAAAGACCCTCTGGCAGATGTGCACCGAGTGTGTAGTTGTATTCCCGGATGGCATTGGCATTATTCCATGGATGATTCCTGGGTCGAACGAGATTGGCCGGGAAACGGCTGAGAAAATGAAGGAATACCACGCGGTCATCTGGCCGCAACATGGCATCTTTGGAACAGGTACAACGATTGACGAGGCTTTTGGGCTGATTGAGACCATTGAGAAGGCAGCACAGGTGTATATGCTGGTTGCTGGTCACGAGATCCGGCAGAGAATTACGGATGAACAGCTGACTACCCTGGCGCAAGCGTTTGGTGTCATCCCTCGTCCTGGTATTCTCGGCAGTTAACATAGTCAACGCATAGATCAAGGAAGTGGTCTTTGGTTCATTGAACCGAAGACCATTTCCTTTTTTTTGACGAGCAAACGTCGTTTTGGTTCAAAAAAGTTCAAATTGCTGAAAAAGGATGGCTTTGTTATCGATTATTGAATCGTAGAATCCATTATCACGCGCTTGCGAAATTCGGGTGAAATGACGTATTGTCAACGGCTCTGCGATTTTGCATAATAACAATGCTTCACAGATGAGAGACGGAAGGAAGTTATGATCATGCTTGGCAAAATGAAGAGAATCTTAATAGGCAAGCCAATGAAATCGGCTGAACTGGATGGAGAAAAATTAGGGAAATGGAAGGCACTCGCCATCCTGTCCTCTGATGCCTTATCGTCCGTTGCCTACGGTACGGAACAGATTTTGCTGGTGCTCGTAGCGGCCGGATTCGCCGCCCTTTGGTACTCTGTTCCGATTTCAATCGCCGTGCTGGGATTACTCGTCATTTTAATTTTTTCCTATCGCCAGACGATATTTGCTTATCCAACAGGGGGCGGCGCTTATATCGTAGCCAAGGATAACCTGGGTACAACATCCAGCCTGATCGCCGGAGGATCTCTGCTGGTCGATTATATTTTGACCGTTGCGGTAAGTTCGTCCGCAGGCACGGATGCGATTACATCGGCTTTTCCTATGCTGCATGACTACAGTGTTGTGATTGCACTCATTATGATTGTTTTTCTAACGATTATGAATCTGCGGGGAGTGACGGAGTCGGCGTCTGTGCTGGCGATCCCCATATATCTGTTTATCTTTTCGATTGCAATTCTGATTATCTCGGGCGGAATCAAATTTCTTGCCGGGGGCATGGAAGCAGCTGCACCAGAATTCGGAACAAGTCTATCCCATGTGAGTATGTTTCTGTTATTGAAAGCATTCAGCTCCGGATGTTCGGCCTTGACTGGCGTGGAAGCGGTAAGTAACGCGATCCCGAACTTCAAGCAGCCTGCCGAGAAAAATGCCGCGGGTACATTACTGCTTATGGGTTGTATATTAGGAGCCATGTTCATCGGCATCACCTTACTGGCTTATGGGTACGGAGTGAAGCCTGATCCCAAAGCAACGGTCATTTCCCAGATTGCTGAAGCGACGTTTGGCAGGGGCACGATGTATTTTATCATTCAGGGTGTAACGGCACTAATCCTGTTCCTGGCTGCCAACACAGCATATTCGGCTTTCCCGCTACTATCCTTCATGATGGCGAAGGACAAATACATGCCGCATGCATTTATGGTCAGAGGAGACCGCCTTGGTTTCTCGAACGGGATCATTTTTCTTAGTGTGATGTCTGCGCTGCTGGTGGTCGGGTTCAAAGGAAATACGGAAAGCCTGATTCCGCTCTATGCGGTAGGGGTGTTCATTCCATTTACCCTGTCACAGCTCGGCATGATGATTCGCTGGATCAAAGTCAAGCCGTCCGGCTGGCAGATGAAACTGCTCGTGAATACGGTCGGTATGCTGACTACATTATCGATTACCCTGATCTTTATTTTCACCAAGTTCACGCAGACATGGGTCATCTTTATCTTTTTGCCGGTCGTTGTCTATGTATTTATGCGCATTCACCGTCACTATTGCAACATTGCTGATGAGCTGCGAATTGACATTCAGGTGGAAAAACCAGCCCACAAAGGCAATACCATTATCATTCCTGTCGCAGGCATTACCCGGGTCGTCATGAATACAATCAGTTATGCGCAGACGATGTCGGATCACGTGGTTGCGCTGTATATTGGATTCGATGATGAGGCCATACGCAAGATGGAGCAGAAGTGGGAAGAGTGGAATCCAGGTGTTCGTCTGGTCGTGATCAAATCGAGATACCGCAGCATTATGGGGCCGCTGAAGAAATTCATTGATACCGTAGAGTGGAAAACGGCAGAGACCGATCACATCACCGTATTGATTCCGCAATTCATCACCAAGCACTGGTGGCAAAATGTACTGCACAACCAGACCAGCTTCATGATCCGGGCCTATCTGATCAATTATAAAGACGTGATTGTCACCACGGTGCCATATCATCTTAATCGTTAACTCGAACGGTTCAACGCTTCACCCCGTTTGGAAGATTTACAGATTATTGTAAAATGAGTCACGTTCTTTAATAGGTATACGTTCATATTCCATTTACACATCGAACCGCAAGGATATCTCCAAAAAGGAGAGTTCTTGCGGTTTTTTTGTCGTGAAATCCGGTCTAGATACCGCTTTCGTATGGATGCACATTTGCGTAAAGTCCCTTGTCTATGATTAACGTTACGTTGATTCAGAATGAATTTTGCTGTGACATTCGACTCTTACACTAGATAACGTGGTGCTGAAGTGGATGTAACCTTTCACACACACTGAATGCGTGAAACAAGGGGGAAGAAAATCCGATGAGTGAGCTTGATAACCGGATCAGCTTGCCCGCGGCCAAACGGCGCGTATCCGGTACGAGTGAGCGCCGGGCAACCTCGCTGCGTGTGCAGCGAATGCGGGAGAATCTGCTGGCCTATGGTTTCCTGGCACCATCGCTGCTTTTGTTTGCAGTGTTTTTGTTTTATCCGATGTTTAAGTCCGTGTACCTCAGTCTGCATTCCACAGATCCGACGGGGCAGATTGCGGCTTACGTGGGGCTGGATAACTTCAAGGCGGTGTTCCAATCGGGACTGTTTATGCAAGGCATGAAAGTAACGTTACTATTTGTCCTGTTTACAGTACCTACGGGTATGCTGGCTGCTCTGATTCTGGCTGCATTGACTCACAACCGTTTCAAGGGAATGCGTGTATTCCAATTTGTGTTCTCTCTGCCCGTGGTATTATCGGTCGGTTCTTCAGCGGTCATCTGGAAGTTTCTATTCCATCCGACCCTGGGCATGCTGAATTATCTGCTTGGCAAAGTAGGCATTGACCCAATCCCCTGGCTTACCAGCCCGGACTGGGCATTGATCTCGATCTCCATCATGACCATCTGGATGAACCTCGGATTTAACTACATTATTCTATCTAGTGGTTTGGCAGGCATACCCGATGAGATCTACGAGAGTGCCAAGATTGATGGCGCAGGAGCATTGCTTACGTTTCGTAAAATCTCAATGCCGCTACTGTCACCAACGTTATTTTTTGTTACGGTCGTATCGATTATTGGTGCTTTTCAATCGTTCGGTCAGATCAACATTCTAACCCGGGGTGGCCCGATGGATAGTACGAATGTGTTCGTCTATTCCATCTATCAGGAAGCCTTCGTTAATTTCCGCTTTGGTACAGGTAGTGCACAGGCACTGATCCTGTTCGTGGTGATTATGCTGCTGACCCTGATCCAGTTCAAATGGGTAGAAAGGAAAGTGCATTACCAATGAGTGCAACTTGGACCAAAACGCTGTTGTATGGATTACTGACGATCTGTGCAGCGCTTGTGCTGTATCCGGTGATGTACACCTTTTTCATGGCTGTCATGACGCCGGAAGATGCGAGCGCTTATCCGCCGCATATCATTCCAAATTCCATCGATCTGTCCAACTTTAGCGAAGTATTCGATATTGTTCCGATCGGTCGATTTATCGGTAATACCTTCCTTGTCGCAGGACTGACAACAATTGGTCAATTGATTACAGCGAGTATGGCGGCCTATGCTTTTGCGAAAATGCAGTTCAAAGGCAAAAACGTCATCTTCAGCATGTTTGTCGCAACGATGATGATTCCATGGGAAGTAACCATGATCCCAAATTACCTCACGGTTCGCAGCTGGGGTTGGCTGGATAGTTATCAAGGGCTTACAGTGCCATTTCTGGCAACGGCGTTTGGTACATTCCTGCTCAGACAGTTCTTCATGCAGCTGCCCAAGGAGTTGTTCGAGGCAGCGAGGATCGACGGTTGTGGTCATATTCGCTATTTCATATCGCATGTCTTGCCTTTGTCCCGTCCGGCACTTGGTACACTGGCAATCTATTCATTCTTAAGCATGTACAATTCGTATCTTTGGCCGCTGCTGGTGACAAATACACCGGAGATGAGAACCGCACAGATCGGGATCTCGATGCTGGAGTTCCAGGAATCCACCGCGTGGAATCTGGTATTTGCCGGAACCGCAATGGTGATTCTACCATCCTTACTGTTATTGATATTCGGGTTGAAGCAGCTTGTCCGCGGAATGGCCGCAGGCGCACTGAAGGGGTGAGAAAAGAAAAGTTTAAAACTATTAAAATGAAATTGAAATTCTGAAGGTTTTGATCTAAAGATTTTAATTTAGAGGTTTTGAATTAAACCTTGTATCTTCGTACAAGGTCTTAAGGATTGGATACCAGGAGCGAATAAATGAGGCTCACATTTTCAATAAGTCTCTTGAAGAGCTGCAAAAGTAGTGAAGGAGAAGAATCGATTCTGAAGAAGCGAAGCGTTCGCCTTTATCACCGGATTTTCCCCTTTGAGAGGGGGAATGAAAAAATCCGGGGATAACAGCGATCAAAAGAACGATTCATATCCGGAACGGCCATCTTGCAGCACCTATGCACTTATGATTACGCGAGCCATATAAAAGGAGAGCGATTTCGGTTGAAAAAAAAAGGAACATTTGCATTAATGCTGGCAGCACTCATGTTGGTCATCTCCGCGTGCGGAACAAAAGCTGAAATAAGCAGCCCGGCGAGTGGAGCTCAAGCAGAAGCGGCTGCCGCCGAAACAACACAACTGACGTGGTGGCACTCCATGTCCGGTGCTGGAGAGAAAGCCATTAATCAACTCGCCTCCGACTTTAACGCCAGTCATCCAGACATTCAGGTGAAGCCCATTTATCAAGGGAAGTACGATGAGAGTCTGAACAAACTCAAAGCATCCATGGGCTCAGACAGCGGTCCGGACATTATCCAGGTCTATGAGATTGGCAGCAAGTTCATGATCGATTCCGGCATGATCACGCC
The window above is part of the Paenibacillus sp. 1781tsa1 genome. Proteins encoded here:
- a CDS encoding APC family permease, coding for MLGKMKRILIGKPMKSAELDGEKLGKWKALAILSSDALSSVAYGTEQILLVLVAAGFAALWYSVPISIAVLGLLVILIFSYRQTIFAYPTGGGAYIVAKDNLGTTSSLIAGGSLLVDYILTVAVSSSAGTDAITSAFPMLHDYSVVIALIMIVFLTIMNLRGVTESASVLAIPIYLFIFSIAILIISGGIKFLAGGMEAAAPEFGTSLSHVSMFLLLKAFSSGCSALTGVEAVSNAIPNFKQPAEKNAAGTLLLMGCILGAMFIGITLLAYGYGVKPDPKATVISQIAEATFGRGTMYFIIQGVTALILFLAANTAYSAFPLLSFMMAKDKYMPHAFMVRGDRLGFSNGIIFLSVMSALLVVGFKGNTESLIPLYAVGVFIPFTLSQLGMMIRWIKVKPSGWQMKLLVNTVGMLTTLSITLIFIFTKFTQTWVIFIFLPVVVYVFMRIHRHYCNIADELRIDIQVEKPAHKGNTIIIPVAGITRVVMNTISYAQTMSDHVVALYIGFDDEAIRKMEQKWEEWNPGVRLVVIKSRYRSIMGPLKKFIDTVEWKTAETDHITVLIPQFITKHWWQNVLHNQTSFMIRAYLINYKDVIVTTVPYHLNR
- a CDS encoding insulinase family protein, yielding MKLKRFFHEADSKMTKEMYADGLQVCRVDMSTSGFTLLNLQVNCGAKDSFDPSRNRSIPYGAAHFVEHLFFWDRGISLYEKYADRYTLMNAFTTFLHTHYLCISKPDNVYENALMLYQQATRNVWDFTRFEDETALILSEIETAFMQSGITRLYHLLAGMYPDDAYSIYPAGRDVDIRSMTVPQLKDMIHRFYQPSNMIMFVLGNQNHSRKGKASPLRWIEQEPMNKGKESSINAHFKPMVAKSFSCRFLPENDRHETWIGVVFPGPSAEATSHEYLRYAVRLELFVVLLRQKSEEQFECSWCSEAGIHHLILISRNVEPYGQLRQLLLQISKVMDDEQVGQIKENLLIKMIYDWDYPSRWLEHVKRICNANSTFTDLYRAVQMVDAQELSAFAVYMERELDQITIEAVVS
- the rhaD gene encoding rhamnulose-1-phosphate aldolase, coding for MNVTLTNDTTQAAGFDIPFVREMAEITQHMWKNGWDERNGGNVSYLLEEEEVAQYIDIHHVIRKIKPAFSVQELAGKYVIVTASGKYFKNVLADPESNLGLLRVSQDGQELEVLWGLKSGANPTSELPTHFMSHIERLKLDPNHRVVMHNHATHVLAMTFIHELDEAKFTKTLWQMCTECVVVFPDGIGIIPWMIPGSNEIGRETAEKMKEYHAVIWPQHGIFGTGTTIDEAFGLIETIEKAAQVYMLVAGHEIRQRITDEQLTTLAQAFGVIPRPGILGS
- a CDS encoding carbohydrate ABC transporter permease; translation: MSATWTKTLLYGLLTICAALVLYPVMYTFFMAVMTPEDASAYPPHIIPNSIDLSNFSEVFDIVPIGRFIGNTFLVAGLTTIGQLITASMAAYAFAKMQFKGKNVIFSMFVATMMIPWEVTMIPNYLTVRSWGWLDSYQGLTVPFLATAFGTFLLRQFFMQLPKELFEAARIDGCGHIRYFISHVLPLSRPALGTLAIYSFLSMYNSYLWPLLVTNTPEMRTAQIGISMLEFQESTAWNLVFAGTAMVILPSLLLLIFGLKQLVRGMAAGALKG
- a CDS encoding carbohydrate ABC transporter permease, translating into MSELDNRISLPAAKRRVSGTSERRATSLRVQRMRENLLAYGFLAPSLLLFAVFLFYPMFKSVYLSLHSTDPTGQIAAYVGLDNFKAVFQSGLFMQGMKVTLLFVLFTVPTGMLAALILAALTHNRFKGMRVFQFVFSLPVVLSVGSSAVIWKFLFHPTLGMLNYLLGKVGIDPIPWLTSPDWALISISIMTIWMNLGFNYIILSSGLAGIPDEIYESAKIDGAGALLTFRKISMPLLSPTLFFVTVVSIIGAFQSFGQINILTRGGPMDSTNVFVYSIYQEAFVNFRFGTGSAQALILFVVIMLLTLIQFKWVERKVHYQ